Proteins from one Thermosipho japonicus genomic window:
- the flgK gene encoding flagellar hook-associated protein FlgK has translation MPDISLFGALNTGLLGVYTSKLAMNVVSHNIANANTPGFSRQVPIIRTMPPIPATTLTQPSIPLQIGTGSKVKDIQRIRDEFLDIQYRQVNNKYNYWDSITANMHFVEQLFAEPGDSGIRYLFDSMWSGMEEIITDPTNSAAKRELVSRAEELVKNVKDLYSRLEQLREDLDYEISQRVEQINGMVRRLADINSKVRLSMALKSTPNDLLDERDRILDDLSKFADIFYTEDASGQISLRIGDQIVLTGSDVNELRALERPYGKGFKEIFVGNSKVDIHDGSLKAAIDLRDNIIVKYMNRLDEFVLYLTDKFNLIHKDGFNSDGSVTGLNFFNEMTADNIENSVLFRIAGSKRVEGGPIKYISGMSNRDNLSDITTKQFIDQGAIVFFDGSSNAQAISVNAGDTIQDFMNTVSSSGLWFNFETALHNSSTYLLRMTSNTNNLKDTLALDFNGNMFNTMGFNTKDVDIYVINQSEFNIQEGTYKIKINGTEANINVTSGYTINDLANDINSNFSSDVKAVVYNNKLLIIPTKNNNFDRNLVNIEDSNGLFTQANLHVETYKALDTSRETLDNILDHTSPFKITIGATSIEIDPTQTTLKELADKLNEVGTGILFDVTPHNKFVIRGTRSMNFKIDKTIKGPEALFVKLGFIDADSDPTNDWNEDYVFLNPFDEPKSLRERFAKADTLFIDKLTPNEPFRFVEKFNVNSTVSVNPETIAVDYGKIEDNTNWDAKVFTPTGQANTAIMEILSKMRFEKILNDGRESFAEYLGGIVAEMGVEGETAMKMKDNTDIIMKDISNERERVKGVSLDEEMANMIKFQHAFNASARVMTAVDEMIGRVIDRLGVVGR, from the coding sequence ATGCCAGATATTAGCCTTTTTGGGGCTTTAAATACAGGATTATTAGGAGTTTATACTAGTAAACTTGCAATGAATGTGGTTTCACATAATATAGCAAATGCCAATACCCCCGGGTTTTCAAGGCAGGTTCCAATTATTAGGACAATGCCTCCAATACCTGCTACAACGCTTACTCAACCTTCCATTCCTTTACAGATTGGTACGGGCTCAAAGGTAAAAGATATTCAAAGAATACGAGATGAGTTTTTAGATATTCAATACAGACAAGTGAATAACAAATACAATTATTGGGATTCAATTACTGCAAATATGCATTTTGTCGAGCAGCTTTTTGCTGAACCTGGAGATTCAGGTATTAGGTATCTTTTTGATTCGATGTGGTCTGGTATGGAAGAAATTATTACTGATCCAACAAATAGTGCAGCAAAGCGGGAGCTTGTAAGTAGAGCGGAAGAATTAGTTAAAAATGTAAAAGATTTGTATTCAAGACTCGAACAATTAAGAGAGGATCTTGACTATGAGATATCTCAAAGAGTTGAGCAAATAAACGGAATGGTAAGAAGACTTGCTGATATAAATTCGAAGGTTAGACTTTCTATGGCGTTGAAATCTACACCAAATGATCTTTTGGATGAAAGAGATAGAATTTTAGATGATTTATCAAAATTTGCTGATATTTTTTATACTGAAGATGCATCAGGTCAAATATCTTTAAGAATAGGTGATCAGATTGTATTGACAGGTAGTGATGTTAATGAGTTAAGAGCTCTAGAAAGACCATATGGAAAAGGATTTAAAGAAATTTTTGTGGGAAATTCAAAGGTTGATATACATGATGGAAGTTTGAAGGCAGCTATTGATTTAAGGGATAATATAATAGTCAAATATATGAATAGACTTGATGAATTTGTTCTTTACTTAACTGATAAATTTAATTTGATTCACAAAGATGGATTTAACTCTGATGGAAGTGTAACAGGTTTAAATTTCTTTAATGAAATGACAGCTGATAATATAGAAAATTCTGTGTTATTTAGAATAGCAGGATCAAAGAGGGTTGAAGGTGGACCTATAAAGTATATCTCGGGGATGTCAAATAGGGATAATTTGAGCGATATAACAACAAAACAATTTATCGATCAGGGTGCAATTGTATTTTTTGATGGTTCAAGCAATGCCCAGGCAATTTCGGTGAATGCTGGAGATACCATCCAGGATTTTATGAATACTGTTTCATCAAGTGGACTGTGGTTTAACTTTGAAACAGCGCTTCACAATAGCTCTACTTATTTACTTAGAATGACAAGTAATACAAACAATTTGAAAGATACACTTGCATTAGATTTTAATGGAAATATGTTCAATACTATGGGTTTTAATACTAAAGATGTTGATATTTACGTGATAAACCAATCAGAGTTTAATATTCAAGAAGGCACTTACAAAATAAAAATTAACGGCACTGAGGCTAATATAAATGTAACAAGTGGATATACGATTAATGACCTTGCAAACGATATTAATTCCAATTTTTCATCCGATGTAAAAGCAGTTGTATATAATAATAAGCTTTTGATAATTCCTACAAAAAATAATAATTTTGATAGAAATTTAGTTAATATAGAAGATTCAAATGGGCTATTTACTCAAGCAAATCTTCATGTCGAAACATATAAGGCATTAGATACGAGCAGAGAAACTTTGGATAATATTCTAGATCACACCTCACCATTTAAGATAACAATAGGTGCTACAAGTATTGAGATTGATCCGACTCAAACTACATTAAAAGAACTTGCAGATAAATTGAATGAGGTTGGAACAGGTATTTTGTTTGATGTTACACCTCACAATAAATTTGTAATTAGAGGGACAAGGTCCATGAATTTTAAAATTGATAAAACAATAAAAGGACCAGAGGCATTATTTGTAAAATTAGGATTTATAGATGCAGATTCTGATCCGACAAACGATTGGAATGAGGATTATGTATTTTTAAATCCTTTTGACGAGCCAAAGTCTTTAAGAGAGAGATTTGCAAAAGCTGATACACTTTTTATAGATAAGTTAACCCCTAATGAGCCTTTTAGGTTTGTTGAAAAGTTTAATGTAAATTCAACCGTGAGTGTTAATCCTGAAACTATTGCAGTTGATTATGGTAAAATAGAGGATAACACAAATTGGGATGCGAAAGTATTTACCCCAACAGGTCAGGCTAATACAGCAATTATGGAAATTCTTTCAAAAATGCGTTTTGAAAAGATCTTAAATGATGGAAGAGAGAGTTTTGCAGAATATTTAGGTGGAATTGTTGCCGAAATGGGGGTCGAAGGTGAAACAGCGATGAAGATGAAAGATAATACGGATATTATAATGAAAGATATAAGCAATGAAAGAGAAAGAGTTAAAGGTGTTTCATTAGATGAAGAAATGGCAAATATGATAAAGTTTCAACATGCATTTAATGCCTCTGCAAGGGTGATGACTGCTGTTGATGAAATGATAGGTAGGGTTATTGATAGACTAGGAGTTGTAGGAAGATAG
- the flgN gene encoding flagellar export chaperone FlgN: protein MKDLLENQIKLLKSIIESFKLSERALIEKDVQNLSRHISKVEEYSFNFERLEEELNKEVNKRGYTSIKEYIEKTNDSEIAYLLATLVENLNELTIVMSNFKNLVDFENKYFEFIKSLFSNTSTTSTYTKKGYGVDQKSLIDKTY from the coding sequence ATGAAAGATTTATTGGAAAATCAAATCAAATTGTTAAAAAGTATTATTGAATCTTTTAAACTTTCTGAAAGAGCATTAATAGAAAAAGATGTACAAAATCTTTCAAGGCATATTTCAAAAGTTGAGGAGTATTCTTTTAACTTTGAAAGACTTGAAGAAGAGCTAAATAAGGAAGTAAATAAGAGGGGCTATACGTCAATAAAAGAATATATTGAAAAGACTAATGATAGCGAAATAGCATATTTGCTTGCTACTTTAGTCGAAAATCTTAATGAGTTAACTATTGTTATGTCAAATTTTAAAAATTTAGTGGATTTTGAAAACAAATATTTTGAATTTATAAAGTCGTTGTTTTCTAACACTTCTACTACTTCAACTTATACAAAAAAAGGGTATGGAGTTGATCAAAAATCATTAATTGATAAAACATATTAA
- the flgM gene encoding flagellar biosynthesis anti-sigma factor FlgM produces the protein MEIKKIGGYGYIQGINSKNAEKVNRGKNGKDKVDFSATLEIKKLFYESKNIPEVREKLVNELKQAIENGTFKIDPEKIARSILGG, from the coding sequence ATGGAAATTAAAAAAATAGGTGGATATGGGTATATTCAAGGAATAAATAGTAAGAATGCAGAAAAAGTAAATAGGGGAAAAAATGGTAAAGATAAAGTTGATTTTTCAGCAACGCTTGAAATCAAAAAACTTTTCTATGAATCAAAAAACATTCCTGAGGTTAGAGAAAAGTTAGTAAATGAATTAAAACAAGCGATTGAGAATGGAACGTTCAAGATTGATCCTGAAAAAATTGCAAGATCAATACTAGGAGGTTAA
- a CDS encoding methyl-accepting chemotaxis protein codes for MLKNMTIKGKLWLLLILSAVLPLVIVSIVAIVNSYQVGRELGTNSLLSIATAGTENLENFLEGYVNVIDFLSTDANVVGAKENKYDEVTWMMKTFKNIKNKYKDALYVYLGTADKKFYIYPDVEMPEGYDPTKRPWYIDAINNRGKVIITDPYIDASSKDIVITVAKTVEKDGKILGVVALDFKASELANSLLSAKFGESGYSYLLSSDGKTLLHKDEKKIGKSVADMDWFKQIVNSKDNSGIIEYEYDGIKRIAGFSKMDNGWIFVTAALSKDVNKRATEVMITLIIISVIAIALSFVFGTITGNSIVKPIRTLVEIIEKLGSGDLTQRAEINSKDEVGHMSEELNKALDNLSVLISQVDQNTIKLRENSEKLTMLSEEQESEVEEFTKNIEEINYEIQNASSAIEETTSGVEEVAASAQNVSKTSQDLTEKATDVSNSAKDSEKAIDTIVQIIENIKAKSQSMSEKVDDLASNANNIGEIVETISSIAEQTNLLALNAAIEAARAGEAGKGFAVVADEIRKLAEESKSATDKITQILKNIQKRSEDVRTETGDMVEIVSNASKESENIANNLRGILNQITDISGMIENLAAIAQEQSAAAEEMASAMDVASRNIMSVAEKMETVVDSTKLQKERSAEVKNAGDEVSEIAKKLYEEVQKFKF; via the coding sequence ATGTTAAAAAACATGACTATTAAGGGAAAACTCTGGCTACTTTTGATTCTTTCTGCGGTTTTACCATTGGTTATAGTTTCTATCGTAGCTATTGTCAATTCATACCAAGTTGGAAGAGAGTTGGGAACAAATTCTCTTTTATCAATTGCAACAGCGGGGACAGAAAATTTGGAAAATTTTCTTGAGGGTTATGTGAATGTAATAGATTTTCTTTCTACGGATGCAAATGTTGTTGGTGCAAAGGAAAATAAATATGATGAAGTAACATGGATGATGAAGACTTTTAAAAATATAAAAAACAAGTACAAAGATGCCTTATATGTTTACCTTGGAACAGCTGACAAGAAATTTTATATTTATCCAGATGTTGAAATGCCGGAGGGTTATGATCCAACAAAAAGGCCATGGTATATTGATGCAATTAATAATAGAGGTAAAGTTATTATAACAGATCCATATATTGATGCATCATCAAAGGATATAGTTATAACTGTTGCAAAGACAGTGGAAAAGGATGGAAAAATATTGGGAGTTGTAGCGCTTGATTTTAAAGCATCTGAGCTTGCAAATTCACTACTTTCTGCAAAATTTGGTGAAAGTGGATATTCCTATCTTTTATCGTCTGACGGAAAAACTTTATTGCATAAAGATGAGAAAAAAATTGGTAAATCTGTTGCCGACATGGATTGGTTTAAGCAAATTGTTAATAGCAAGGATAACTCAGGAATTATAGAATATGAATATGATGGTATAAAAAGGATAGCAGGTTTTTCAAAAATGGATAATGGATGGATTTTTGTCACTGCTGCTCTTTCAAAAGATGTTAATAAGAGAGCAACTGAGGTTATGATAACTCTTATTATTATTTCAGTAATTGCTATTGCACTTTCTTTTGTTTTTGGAACAATTACAGGAAACTCTATTGTAAAACCAATTAGAACACTTGTTGAAATAATTGAAAAACTTGGAAGTGGTGATTTAACACAGAGAGCTGAGATAAATTCAAAAGATGAGGTCGGTCATATGTCAGAAGAACTTAATAAAGCACTTGATAATTTGTCTGTACTTATTTCACAAGTTGATCAAAATACAATAAAGCTTAGAGAAAATTCAGAAAAACTTACAATGCTTTCAGAGGAGCAAGAAAGTGAAGTAGAAGAGTTTACTAAGAATATAGAAGAGATAAATTATGAAATCCAAAATGCATCATCTGCGATAGAAGAAACCACAAGTGGTGTGGAAGAAGTAGCAGCAAGCGCTCAAAACGTTTCAAAGACATCCCAAGATCTAACAGAAAAAGCTACTGATGTATCAAATTCTGCAAAGGATAGTGAAAAAGCTATAGATACTATTGTTCAGATTATTGAAAATATAAAGGCAAAGTCACAGTCTATGTCTGAGAAGGTAGATGACCTTGCAAGCAATGCTAACAACATTGGAGAAATAGTTGAAACTATTTCAAGTATAGCTGAGCAAACCAACCTTCTTGCATTGAATGCAGCAATTGAGGCTGCAAGGGCAGGAGAGGCAGGAAAGGGATTTGCAGTTGTTGCTGATGAAATAAGAAAGCTAGCAGAAGAAAGTAAATCTGCAACTGATAAAATTACGCAGATATTGAAGAATATACAGAAGCGTTCTGAGGATGTTAGAACAGAGACAGGAGATATGGTAGAGATAGTTTCTAATGCAAGTAAAGAAAGTGAAAATATTGCAAATAATTTAAGGGGAATATTGAACCAAATAACAGATATTTCTGGAATGATTGAAAATCTTGCTGCAATTGCACAAGAGCAAAGTGCGGCTGCGGAAGAAATGGCAAGTGCTATGGATGTTGCAAGTAGGAATATAATGAGTGTTGCAGAAAAGATGGAAACTGTTGTTGATTCGACAAAACTTCAAAAAGAAAGATCAGCTGAAGTTAAAAATGCAGGAGATGAAGTATCAGAAATTGCTAAAAAGCTATATGAAGAGGTTCAAAAATTTAAATTTTAA
- a CDS encoding mechanosensitive ion channel family protein encodes MKDIFQNFWDEVLLSIISVLVGYVVYKYLTKIIQKSLEAFGKELKAPKTVRFFVGVIISVFVILALLSIWKVNLVPYITGLGISGIIVGLALQEPLTNFVSGILVMSTRKLFEGEVVDINGITGIVDEIKINHSYIRSFDGKLILIPNKSVWSGIVTKFWPDPVRRVTMDVGVSYSTDLETAFKLLQKAIEEEPLVVKEGVSNFIAFKQFGASSIDFTVYFWVERSTYFDAVNSLAFRIKKIFDENNIEIPFTQIDVHVNYQNSK; translated from the coding sequence ATGAAAGATATATTTCAAAATTTCTGGGATGAGGTACTATTGTCAATCATCTCTGTTTTAGTTGGTTATGTAGTTTATAAGTATTTAACTAAGATTATTCAAAAATCCTTAGAAGCTTTTGGCAAAGAGTTAAAAGCTCCAAAAACTGTAAGGTTTTTTGTTGGTGTTATTATTTCTGTTTTTGTAATACTTGCCTTGTTGAGTATTTGGAAAGTAAATCTTGTACCATATATAACTGGGCTTGGTATATCGGGTATAATTGTAGGTCTTGCTCTACAAGAACCGTTAACTAATTTTGTTTCAGGTATTTTAGTTATGTCTACTAGAAAGTTGTTTGAAGGTGAAGTTGTAGACATAAATGGAATTACAGGTATTGTTGATGAGATAAAGATTAATCACAGTTATATTAGAAGTTTTGATGGAAAATTAATTTTAATTCCAAATAAATCTGTTTGGAGTGGAATAGTTACAAAATTTTGGCCCGATCCTGTAAGAAGAGTGACAATGGATGTTGGAGTTTCATATAGCACTGATTTAGAAACGGCATTTAAATTACTTCAAAAAGCAATTGAAGAAGAACCACTTGTTGTAAAAGAAGGTGTTAGTAATTTTATTGCTTTTAAACAATTTGGAGCAAGTTCAATAGATTTTACTGTTTATTTTTGGGTGGAAAGAAGTACTTATTTTGATGCTGTTAATTCACTTGCATTTAGAATAAAGAAAATATTTGATGAAAACAATATTGAAATACCATTTACCCAAATTGATGTTCATGTCAATTATCAAAATTCAAAGTGA
- the trpS gene encoding tryptophan--tRNA ligase gives MRVLSGMRPTGKLHIGHLFGALSSWVELQEQGHDCFYFVADWHALTTHYNDTKEIVNNSIELVKSYLAVGIDPNKSTIFIQSEIKEHAELTLLFSMFVSVSRLERVPTYKEIKQQLSDKDLSNAGFLIYPVLQAADILIYRATGVPVGEDQVYHIELTREIARRFNYLYKEVFPEPEPILSKVPKLLGTDGRKMSKSYGNTIPLVIDDENLRKKVMPMITDPARQRRTDPGNPEKCPVWDYHKAFGISEKDAEWVKDGCTNAKIGCVDCKKLLLENMKKRLEPIWERYNSLTDDYVKDVIVEGNKRARQVAKETMEMVRDAMQLDYNFLRK, from the coding sequence ATGAGAGTGCTTAGTGGAATGAGACCAACAGGAAAATTACATATCGGACATCTTTTTGGTGCACTTTCATCTTGGGTAGAACTTCAAGAACAAGGCCATGACTGTTTTTATTTTGTGGCTGATTGGCATGCACTAACTACCCATTACAATGACACCAAAGAAATTGTAAATAATTCAATAGAGCTTGTCAAATCTTACCTTGCAGTTGGAATTGATCCAAATAAATCTACAATTTTTATTCAATCTGAAATTAAAGAACATGCAGAATTAACACTATTGTTTTCAATGTTTGTTTCAGTTTCAAGGCTTGAGAGAGTTCCAACTTACAAAGAAATAAAACAGCAACTTTCCGATAAAGATCTTTCAAATGCTGGTTTTTTAATTTATCCGGTTCTTCAGGCTGCTGATATTTTAATTTACAGGGCAACTGGTGTTCCAGTTGGTGAAGATCAAGTCTATCATATAGAACTTACAAGGGAAATTGCAAGAAGGTTTAATTACTTATACAAAGAAGTATTTCCTGAGCCAGAACCAATATTATCAAAGGTTCCAAAACTTTTGGGAACAGATGGTAGAAAAATGAGTAAGAGTTATGGTAACACAATACCATTAGTAATAGATGATGAAAATTTGAGGAAAAAGGTTATGCCAATGATTACAGATCCTGCAAGGCAAAGGAGAACTGATCCTGGAAATCCTGAAAAATGCCCTGTATGGGATTATCACAAAGCCTTTGGCATTTCTGAAAAAGATGCTGAATGGGTAAAAGATGGATGTACAAATGCAAAAATTGGTTGCGTGGATTGTAAAAAGTTGTTGTTAGAAAATATGAAGAAAAGGTTAGAGCCTATTTGGGAAAGGTATAACAGTTTGACAGATGATTATGTAAAAGATGTAATAGTCGAGGGAAATAAAAGAGCAAGACAAGTTGCAAAAGAAACGATGGAAATGGTAAGAGATGCAATGCAATTGGATTATAATTTTTTGAGGAAGTGA
- a CDS encoding AAA family ATPase, whose product MKKLSYNDLKIDNKLFPKVTTSKNVSPCDTFIGRDNAFDSMNFGLSMDKLGYNVFIVGPSGTGRKSFALSVTKKFAKSKKNYYDLVYTIDLDDPYSAKAIMLPSGQGRRLKEKLENSAEEIFTNIQKTFESEEYEEKRKELEEEYNEKRESIIKELSKKALRLGFLIKLAPTGIIYIPQIDGRALTPEEFEKLSEEVKQTFEENSKKVEHLISGALHQLRKLDLEYKEKFNDLDKYATLFSIESLFEELKDEFRYSEKLVNHFEKLKNHIVKHIGRIKKSDDWKNYIKHILTINLIVDNSQENSAPVVYENNPTYPNLFGKVEYISKSGVLYTDFSMIRGGSIHRANGGYLILNAEDLLKFPYVWDKLKKTLMSKKIQIENLDSAYGVSPTITLKPEPIDLNLKVILIGTPDLYYILYEHDEDFKKLFKVKVEFDWEMDATKDNIKQYYSFLSNVVEANELNPLDSSALKKIIWYSMRLSESKEKISMKMGNIADLVIESDYYSKLRNSETISKQDVEKAIVARENRTKLIMDKYDEALKKYEIMIETHGKVVGQINGLTVSQFGDFSFGMPVKITAKTYVGNAGIIDIQRESDLSGNIHGKAVLTLMGYLGSKYAREFPISIGVSISFEQVYGMVEGDSASLAETIAIISAISNIPIKQSIAVTGSINQHGVVQPIGGAIEKVEGFYRLCKHRGLDGSHGVIIPESNVKNLVLKDEILNDIKKGLFNIWAVKTVDEAIEILMEKTAGKLNSKGKYPRGTVNYIVEERLKSIYEKLEGKTKSRRSK is encoded by the coding sequence ATGAAGAAACTAAGTTATAATGATTTAAAAATAGATAATAAATTGTTTCCAAAAGTTACTACTTCAAAAAATGTAAGTCCTTGTGATACATTTATTGGTCGTGACAATGCTTTTGATTCTATGAATTTTGGGCTTTCAATGGACAAACTAGGCTACAACGTATTTATTGTAGGTCCCAGTGGAACAGGAAGAAAGTCATTTGCACTTTCTGTTACAAAGAAATTTGCAAAATCAAAGAAAAATTATTATGATCTTGTTTATACAATTGATCTTGATGATCCGTATTCTGCAAAAGCAATTATGCTTCCTTCTGGGCAGGGACGAAGATTAAAAGAAAAGCTTGAAAATTCAGCTGAGGAAATTTTTACAAATATTCAAAAGACATTTGAAAGTGAAGAATATGAAGAAAAAAGAAAAGAACTTGAAGAGGAATATAACGAAAAACGTGAAAGTATTATTAAAGAACTTTCTAAAAAAGCTTTAAGATTGGGTTTTTTAATAAAACTTGCTCCAACAGGAATAATTTATATACCTCAGATTGACGGAAGGGCATTGACTCCTGAAGAATTTGAAAAGCTTTCAGAAGAAGTAAAACAGACATTTGAAGAGAATTCCAAAAAAGTAGAACATCTTATATCTGGTGCACTGCACCAGCTTAGAAAGCTTGATTTAGAATACAAGGAAAAATTTAATGATTTAGATAAATATGCTACACTATTTTCAATAGAATCTTTATTTGAAGAATTGAAAGACGAGTTTAGATACAGCGAAAAACTTGTGAATCATTTTGAAAAGCTTAAAAACCACATTGTAAAGCATATAGGTCGAATAAAAAAATCCGATGATTGGAAGAATTACATTAAACATATTCTAACTATTAATTTAATCGTTGATAATTCACAGGAAAATAGTGCTCCTGTGGTTTATGAAAATAATCCTACATATCCCAATCTTTTTGGAAAAGTTGAATACATTTCAAAATCTGGTGTTTTATACACAGATTTTTCAATGATACGAGGGGGATCAATACATAGAGCAAATGGAGGGTACCTTATACTCAATGCGGAGGATTTGCTAAAATTTCCTTATGTTTGGGATAAATTAAAGAAAACTTTAATGTCTAAGAAAATTCAGATTGAAAATCTGGATAGTGCTTACGGAGTTAGTCCAACAATTACTTTAAAACCTGAACCTATTGATTTAAATTTAAAGGTAATTTTAATAGGAACACCGGATTTGTATTATATTTTATACGAGCACGATGAGGATTTTAAAAAGCTTTTTAAGGTAAAAGTTGAATTTGATTGGGAAATGGATGCTACAAAGGATAACATTAAGCAATATTATTCATTTTTGTCAAATGTTGTAGAAGCAAATGAATTGAATCCTCTTGATTCTTCTGCTTTAAAGAAAATAATCTGGTATTCTATGAGACTGTCAGAAAGTAAAGAAAAAATATCGATGAAGATGGGGAATATAGCCGATTTAGTTATAGAGTCTGATTATTATTCAAAATTAAGAAATTCTGAGACCATTTCAAAACAAGATGTTGAAAAAGCTATAGTAGCTCGTGAAAATAGAACAAAACTTATAATGGATAAATACGATGAAGCATTGAAAAAATACGAGATAATGATAGAAACTCATGGAAAGGTTGTAGGTCAGATTAATGGTTTAACTGTAAGTCAATTTGGTGATTTTTCTTTTGGAATGCCAGTAAAAATAACTGCAAAAACTTATGTTGGGAATGCAGGGATTATTGATATACAAAGGGAATCTGATTTAAGTGGAAACATTCATGGGAAAGCCGTGTTAACATTAATGGGTTATTTGGGAAGTAAATATGCAAGAGAATTTCCAATTTCAATAGGAGTATCGATTAGCTTTGAACAGGTCTATGGTATGGTGGAAGGGGACAGTGCATCTCTTGCAGAAACAATTGCAATAATTTCTGCTATCTCAAATATTCCGATTAAACAGTCAATTGCTGTTACGGGATCTATAAACCAACATGGAGTAGTTCAACCTATTGGTGGAGCAATTGAAAAAGTGGAAGGATTTTATAGATTATGCAAGCACAGGGGATTAGATGGATCTCATGGTGTTATTATTCCAGAATCAAATGTCAAAAATTTAGTATTAAAAGATGAAATTTTAAATGATATTAAAAAAGGGTTATTCAATATATGGGCTGTTAAAACTGTAGATGAAGCAATTGAAATTTTGATGGAAAAAACGGCAGGTAAATTAAATTCAAAAGGTAAATATCCTCGCGGCACTGTAAATTATATCGTTGAGGAAAGATTAAAAAGTATATATGAAAAGCTGGAAGGGAAAACCAAAAGTAGGAGGTCAAAATAA
- the ispE gene encoding 4-(cytidine 5'-diphospho)-2-C-methyl-D-erythritol kinase, which produces MEQNGSTVVRAYAKINLSLDVVKKRDDGYHEITSLFQNISLYDRLSIVKIDRGLEIKSNVEIENNILYKVWDLFCERYKEPEFGFRIVLEKNIPMEAGLGGGSADAAALLFFLGKTFKISTSELLNLAIKIGSDVPFFLIGGTAIVKGKGEKIEPLPALKGYYVDLLTSENGISTKEAYSLLNPSLFNRAPCSPYVLYEAYKNRNAGEIKRCTYNIFEKVVANNYKEIMANIKRLRRTHITAALTGSGSAVFGVSFRDGKYKFVSRGVEYEETKL; this is translated from the coding sequence ATGGAGCAAAACGGTAGTACAGTCGTTAGAGCTTATGCAAAAATAAATCTTTCTTTGGATGTGGTAAAAAAAAGAGACGATGGTTATCATGAAATTACTTCATTATTTCAAAATATATCTCTTTATGATAGATTGTCGATTGTAAAGATAGATAGAGGACTTGAAATTAAATCAAATGTTGAAATTGAGAATAATATACTTTATAAAGTATGGGACTTGTTTTGTGAAAGATACAAAGAACCAGAATTTGGTTTTAGGATAGTTCTTGAAAAAAACATTCCAATGGAAGCGGGACTAGGTGGAGGAAGTGCCGATGCTGCAGCTTTATTATTTTTTCTTGGAAAAACTTTTAAAATTTCCACTTCTGAACTTTTGAATTTAGCAATAAAAATTGGTAGCGATGTTCCTTTTTTTCTAATAGGAGGTACTGCAATAGTAAAGGGAAAAGGAGAAAAAATTGAACCACTTCCAGCTCTTAAAGGCTATTATGTAGACCTTTTGACTAGTGAAAATGGTATATCTACAAAAGAAGCGTATAGTCTTTTGAATCCTTCTTTGTTTAACAGAGCGCCATGTTCTCCGTATGTTTTATACGAAGCATATAAAAATAGAAATGCGGGGGAAATTAAAAGATGTACTTATAATATTTTTGAAAAGGTGGTTGCAAATAACTATAAAGAAATTATGGCGAATATAAAAAGGTTGAGAAGGACTCATATAACAGCAGCTTTAACAGGAAGTGGAAGTGCTGTTTTTGGTGTTTCATTTAGAGATGGTAAGTATAAATTCGTTTCAAGGGGGGTTGAATATGAAGAAACTAAGTTATAA
- a CDS encoding NUDIX domain-containing protein, translated as MYENEKVLVVPTEDVERLCNKRHGLIFVNEYDIISLIENKGFFVDRNSAENDESIRQVIPYIVLREENKFLLFKRTSKQGEKRLHNQITIGVGGHINTDDSLEPLKAFKNGLIREINEEVDVDIKSLNYVGVINVVDTPVSRVHVGICYVADVKYKGLKEKDKFIELFTENPREYFEEMEGWSKTVVQSLELMQK; from the coding sequence ATGTACGAGAATGAAAAAGTTTTGGTTGTACCGACAGAAGATGTGGAAAGACTTTGTAATAAAAGGCACGGATTAATTTTTGTTAATGAGTATGATATAATTTCGTTAATAGAAAATAAAGGTTTTTTTGTTGATAGAAATTCTGCAGAAAATGATGAAAGTATAAGACAAGTTATACCGTATATTGTATTAAGAGAAGAAAATAAATTTTTGCTTTTTAAAAGAACAAGTAAACAGGGTGAAAAAAGATTACATAATCAAATAACGATAGGTGTTGGAGGACATATTAATACAGATGATTCATTAGAACCATTGAAGGCATTTAAAAATGGGCTTATAAGGGAAATAAACGAAGAAGTTGACGTTGATATAAAATCGTTAAACTATGTCGGAGTTATTAATGTTGTGGATACCCCTGTAAGTAGAGTTCATGTAGGTATATGTTACGTTGCAGATGTAAAATACAAGGGGTTGAAAGAAAAAGACAAATTTATAGAATTGTTCACTGAAAATCCGAGGGAATATTTTGAGGAGATGGAAGGATGGAGCAAAACGGTAGTACAGTCGTTAGAGCTTATGCAAAAATAA